One window of Podarcis raffonei isolate rPodRaf1 chromosome 15, rPodRaf1.pri, whole genome shotgun sequence genomic DNA carries:
- the NEFL gene encoding neurofilament light polypeptide translates to MSTYGYETYFPSYKRRYVDSSRVHLSSARSSSGGGYGVARSTYSSLSAPVSSVSVRRSYTSSSSSLLPSVDSLDLTQVAAISNDLKTIRSQEKAQLQDLNDRFACFIERVHELEQQNKVLEAELLVLRQKHSEPSRFRALYEQEIRELRLATEEATHEKQALQGERESLEETLRAMQARYEEEILSREDAEARLLEVRKGADEAALARAELEKRIDSLLDELAFLKKVHEEELAELQAQIQYAHLSVEMDVSAKPDLSSALRDIRAQYEKLAARNMQNAEEWFRSRFTVLTESAAKNTDAVRAAKDEVSESRRLLKAKTLEIEATRGMNEALEKQLQELEEKQNADIASLQDTVSKLENELRTTKSEMARYLKEYQDLLNVKMALDIEIAAYRKLLEGEETRLSFTSVGSISSGYTQSGSTFGRSAYSGLQSSSYLMSARSFPAYYSSHVQEEQIEVEETIEASKVEEAKESPPSEGEEEEKEEGEGEGEGEGEGEEEGATEEESKEGEGEEEEGEGEGEEGGEEEGGEEEAAEEADEGEKKEGEDEQEDAGEEEAPKEKKKD, encoded by the exons ATGAGCACCTACGGCTACGAGACTTACTTCCCGTCGTACAAGCGGCGCTACGTGGACAGCTCCCGGGTGCACCTGTCCAGCGCTcggagcagcagcggcggcggctatGGGGTGGCTCGCTCCACTTACTCGAGCCTCTCGGCGCCCGTCTCGTCGGTGTCGGTGCGCCGGAGCTATACGTCGTCgtcctcctccctgctgcccTCGGTGGACAGCCTGGACCTGACCCAGGTGGCGGCGATCAGCAACGACCTGAAGACCATCCGGAGTCAGGAGAAGGCTCAGCTGCAGGACCTGAACGACCGCTTCGCCTGCTTCATCGAGCGCGTCCACGAACTGGAGCAGCAGAACAAGGTGCTGGAAGCCGAGCTGCTGGTGCTGCGGCAGAAGCACTCCGAGCCGTCGAGGTTCCGCGCGCTTTACGAGCAAGAGATCCGCGAGCTGCGCCTGGCCACCGAGGAGGCCACCCACGAGAAGCAGGCGCTGCAGGGCGAGCGCGAGAGCCTGGAGGAGACCCTGCGGGCCATGCAGGCGCGCTACGAGGAGGAGATCCTCAGCCGCGAGGACGCCGAGGCCCGCCTCCTGGAGGTGCGCAAAGGCGCCGACGAGGCGGCGCTGGCCCGCGCCGAGCTGGAGAAGCGCATCGACAGCCTCCTCGACGAGCTGGCTTTCCTCAAGAAGGTGCACGAGGAAGAGCTGGCCGAGCTCCAGGCCCAGATCCAGTACGCTCACCTCTCCGTCGAGATGGACGTCTCGGCCAAGCCGGACCTCTCCTCCGCCCTGCGCGACATCCGCGCCCAGTACGAGAAGCTGGCGGCCCGCAACATGCAGAACGCCGAAGAGTGGTTCCGCAGCCGCTTCACCGTCCTCACCGAGAGCGCCGCCAAGAACACCGACGCCGTCCGCGCCGCCAAGGACGAGGTCTCCGAGAGCCGGCGCCTCCTCAAGGCCAAGACGCTGGAGATTGAAGCCACCCGTGGCATGAACGAAGCCCTCGAGAAGCAGCTGCAGGAGCTGGAGGAAAAGCAGAACGCCGACATCGCCTCCCTCCAG GATACAGTCAGCAAATTAGAAAATGAACTGAGAACTACAAAGAGTGAAATGGCTAGGTATCTGAAGGAGTATCAGGATCTTCTCAATGTGAAAATGGCTCTGGACATTGAAATTGCAGCATACAG gaaaCTTCTGGAAGGTGAAGAGACCCGGCTTAGTTTCACCAGCGTTGGAAGCATTAGCAGTGGTTATACGCAGAGCGGCTCCACCTTTGGAAGGTCAGCCTACAGCGGTTTGCAGAGCAGTTCCTACTTGATGTCCGCCCGCTCCTTCCCTGCCTATTACTCCAGCCATGTGCAAGAAGAACAGATTGAAGTGGAGGAGACGATTGAAGCATCCAAAGTAGAAGAGGCCAAAGAGTCTCCCCCTtcagaaggagaggaagaggagaaagaagaaggggaaggagagggagagggagaaggggaaggagaggaagaag GAGCCACGGAAGAAGAATCTAAAGAGggtgaaggagaagaggaagaaggcgaAGGCGAAGGcgaggaaggaggagaagaagagggaggagaagaagaggccgCTGAGGAAGCAGatgagggagagaaaaaggaaggcgAAGATGAACAAGAGGATGCTGGTGAAGAAGAAGCCCctaaagagaagaagaaggatTGA